The nucleotide window ATTATCTTTGACTTCTAAAAAACTATAGAGAAACTGTACGGCTTTTTCCCCATTATTTTTTAAAGATACATCGAGTAATAAAGACCCACCTTGTTCGATCGCGTTAACAATTTCGAGGGTAACGCCCTGATCTTGAACTTGCAAGGGGAAATTAGCTTGTACAGACTCTTGAGTCTTAGGGGGGTTGACAGAACTTTGTTTTTGTGCTTCAGTTGGCTCTTTTTTGTCTGCGGGTTTATTGGAGGAAGATTTAGAATTTTTTTTGCTTTTGATATAGTCGTTAACCTTTTTGAGGATATCTTTTTCATTGACGGGAACAAATTCCTTGATTTCGGCGGATTTTTGGGAAGATCCCGCTAGTTTTTTGGTGGGATTTACGTCGGGTTGGCTGACTCCTTTAAGGGCTTCATATCCCATTTTATAGCTGTAGAAAGCGCTAGCCGCTCCAGCCCCCAACATCAGAGTCACTAAAACGACGCTCAGTGTTATGGTAGGTGTGATTCTCATATTGAATTTTTTTATAGTAATAATGATAAAAGAGATTTAGTTCAGAATTGATTCTAACTCAACTGACAACAGAAAAGTCAGCTTAGGTTATAATGAGATTATCTTTTCCTTGCCCAGGGTTGGCCGAGCGGTTGAGGCAGCGAACTCATAATTCGCCCAAGGCAGGTTCAACTCCTGCACCCTGGATTTAAAACTTCCCCAATAGTTAATTTCAACCACAAAGGGAACGAATCGCCGATCGTCATTGTCTATTGATAGCAATTAAACCTTAAGATAACTTATTGTGTCTCAAGGCTTTTTATTGTGTCCGACAACAGGCAATGCTTAACTATATTTGGTTTGGAATTATCTTAATTTCTGTCGTTGTAGGGAGTTTCACGGGAAAAATTGATGCCGTAACAGAAGCGGCTATTACCAGTGCTGAAACAGCCGTAGAGATTGCCATTGGGTTAATTGGTATTATGGCATTATGGCTAGGACTGATGAAAATTGCTGAAGAATCCGGCTTAGTTAATGTGATTGCTAGGATTGTTCAACCGATTACTGTGCGTCTTTTTCCGGATGTTCCCCCAGATCATCCGGCCATCGGTTCGATCGTGTTAAATATGTCAGCTAATATATTAGGATTGGGGAATGCTGCGACTCCCTTGGGATTAAAGGCGATGCAAGAGTTACAGAGTCTTAATCCTAAAAAAGATACGGCGACGGATGCCATGTGTATGTTTTTAGCCATTAATACCTCTAGTGTACAACTCATCCTGCCGGCAACGATCATTGCTCTGATGAAAAGTTCTGCCAGTGAGATTTTTTTACCGACTATTTTAGCCACGAGTTTATCGACGACTGCGGCAATTACTGCTTCAATAAGCTTTTCTAAGATGAAACGGTTTGCTGTAGACAAGGAAGAGAAAATTAATGATTGAGTCTATTATTAATGGGTTTAATGAAGTTGCTAAATATATTATTCCTCTTTTGATAGCCTCTATTCCTTTTTATGGATTAATTATTAAAAAAGTTAAAGTTTATGAGGTTTTTGTAGAGGGGGCTAAAGAAGGGTTTGAAATTTCTATTAGGATTATTCCATATTTAGTGGCGATTTTAGTCGCTATTGGAATGTTTCGCGCCTCTGGTGCTTTAGATATTTTACTGTTAATTCTTGCCCCTATCCTCAATTTAATTGGATTTCCTCCCGAAAATTTCTTATTAGCGATTATGCGCCCTCTGTCGGGTAGTGGTTCATTTGGGTTATTAACCGATATTGTCAATCAATTTGGGGCTGATTCTCTTTTTGCTAAAATCGCCGCCACGATGTTTGGTTCAACTGAAACGACTTTTTATGTATTAGCGGTTTATTTTGGTTCAGTAGGGATAAAAAAGATTCGTTATGCTTTATTTGCCGGTTTAATTGCCGATGTGGTGGGAATTCTCAGTTCTGTTTATATCTGTAGATTGATTTTTAGTTAAACTGAAATTTTTCTCTTTGGTGCAAGAAGTGAGGGAAAAACCAATTAAGATTAATACTTTTGCCTTAACTAGCAACACAATTGACTAAATCCCATTGACAATTTTTATAAATCGCCTCCTGAATTTGTTCAAACCGTTGCCAGCAATGATTATCTTGATGTAAGGGAAGTTCGTCATTTTTCACCACCCAAGTAATAGAGACTTGATTATTTTTGATCGTGGCTTTATCAATGAAAACATCTACACTGACTAATTTTGAGAAGATAATTTTCCCCGGAATTTCTCTCGCTCGAATGTAGTCTAATGCTTGATAAATAACCTCAAATTCACAAGAGTGTAATATGTCACTCAGTAAATTATGAAGCTGTTCAACGGGAGTATTGACCAAAATTGAACAAGTATAACGAGCCATTTTATAGTCCTCGATAAGTGAATTAATTTTTATTTTAAAAGGACTTTGTAAAAATATCGATAGTAAAAGGATGATAATTTTTTAGGAAAAATTCAAAGGTTAAAGGGGTAGTAAATTCAACCAAAATGTTCCCTAAAATTTATATTTTTTATCATTTTATTTTGATTAAATCTCACCCTACTTAGCTCCAGTAAATTTAAAATTATTTCAACTTATATTGGAATATTCATCATTCCTTGACTGACTAAAACCGATGCTCCCCCTACCCGAATTTGAGTAATATTTCCCCCTTTTTTGTCCGTTTCTACTTGTAATAAACTCGGTCTTCCCATCTCGAAACCCTGTTCAATTCTCCAGTGTAATGTTCCTTCAGATAGAGGGTCTCGACTTCCTAAATATCCCCCTAAAGCGGTAGCAGCAGAACCGGTGGCGGGATCTTCTTCTACTCCTAAAGCCGGGGCAAACATCCGCGATCGCACATCAGATCCGTCTAATTCTGGATCAAAACAAAAAACATAAATAGAATTAGCCCAATATCCACTTAATAGTTGTTTCCAACGGTCTTTATTTAAATTTACCCGTGCTAAAATTTCTCGATTATGAATCGGAATAAATAGAAAAGGAACACCACAAGATACAGCTTGAGGGGAATATTTTCCATCCATTAAGTCATTACGATCTAACGATAACATAGCAGCTAATTCAGGGATAGAGGGAGGTTCATCCCCAAATTCTGGCAGTTGGGCGGCAGTTAATTCTGTATAGACGGGTTTTCCATTTTGGGTGCGAATTTTAACAGGAACAAGGCCAACCCCTTCTTCAAAAATTAGGGTAGTTATTTCATCAGTAATAGAAATATTTCCGATAGTAGCGAGAATATAAGCTGTTCCGACAGTGGGATGTCCGGCAAAAGGCAATTCAGCGCCAGGGGTAAAAATACGAAGTCTGCGCGTTCCTTGGGGGGTTTGGGGAGGTAAAACAAAGACGGTTTCTGAGTAGTTAAATTCTTTAGCAATGAGTTGCATTTGGGTACTGGTTAGTCCTTCTGCTTCGGGAAAAACCGCTAATTGATTTCCTCCGAATATTTGATCGGTAAATACGTCTGCTGTATAAAATTGATAGTTCATATTTTTACTTTCTTTACTATTATTTTTGAGGTTGACGAACTGTTTTTCTAAAAAAGTCTTCTAAAGCTTTCACACAAGTTTTATCATTATAAACTTGATCTTGATTAACTTTGGTTTTTTCTCTTAAACTGTTTCGCCATTCTTCATCTAACCCTAAACGGACAGCAATGTCTATATATTCAGATTCATCTTTAGCGATGGTTTCTTCAACCCCTAGCATTTTTAACATTCCGTAAGAGTGACGACCTCGCATAAATTCACCAGGACAAGTGACAATAGGCAAATTAGAGGCTATAGCTTGCATCGTTGTATTGCCGCCAGACCAATCAAAAGTATCTAAATAAATATCGGAAACTAAGTTTAAATTGAGATAATCTTCGGGAGAAAGTACCGGTAAAATTAGACAATAATCTTGACTATCTAAGTTAAAATCAGCAAAAGCTTTTTGAAGACGCTTGATAAATTTTTCTTTGATGACTGTATTGATATGGGAGGCGATAAATACAAATTTAGCGTGAGGAACACGAACAGCAATACTGGGAAATACATAATCATATTGGGGTAAATATTTTAAATAATTTTGACTCGATAAATAGAGGATTGACTGGTCATCTAGATTAAATTCCTGTCGGTTCTTTCGCTTTTGAGGGAATTTAATTTTCGGGTAACATAAGCCTAAATTCGGTAAACGAACTAATTGTTCTGAATAATGGTCTTGTCCATTTTCCGGTTCCATCAAGTCACTTGATAAATAATAATCAATGGTCGGTAAACCGGATGTTACAGGGCCTCCCCATGCTGTACATTGAATAGGCGCTAGTCTTAAACCAGCGAGTAAGGTTGTTAATTCTACTGTTCCGATATCAGGATAGATTAAAATATGAATTCTATCTTTAATAATTTTTTGACAAATCTCTTCTATATTTTCAGACACTTGCTCAAAAAAGTCACTCTGTTGTTGAAATTCTTCAGTGATATTATCTCTAACTTGATCTGTATAATAACAGTAAATTGCAAATTCTTCTCGATTGGTGTTTTTAATCCAATCTAACGCCCAATTCGCACTGTTATTATTCCTAAACCATGCGGATACATAACCAATTCTTATTTTTTCGCCTACTTTTAAGGGAGTTATGTCTAATTTTTTTACATATTGGGGATAGTTAGCTTTTAGTATTTTATGTCTTAAGTTGCCGAGTTTTATTTGGATTTCTAAATCATTTTTTCCTTGACAATGGATCATAAAAGTGTTGAAGGTCTTTAAGCTTTCCAAGGCTTGTTTTTTTTCTTCTACAGAGTTTAATTTAATACTATCAAGGAGTTCATCTAAAGAGTGAGTAAATCGCTGGCGATAAACGTTGATTTCCTCTTCATTTTCATAAATATAAGGTAAAATATTGATATTTTCTAACTTTAATAAAATCTCATTGGGTAAATCTTTTATGCCTTGTTCAACAACTTTAATGGCTTTTTCTCTTTGGTCGATTAATCCTAAAATTCGGATTAACATAGAATAAATTTTCAGATATTCTTTGTCCTGCTTAGGAAAAGCTTCGATTGCTCTTTTATAAACATTAATCGCTTCTTCCCATTGTTCTTGTTCAAAATAGATTATCCCTAAAAGATAATGATACTGGGATTTTAAAAAATCGAGTTCTATGGCTTTTTTGAGCAATTGACTAGCTTCTTCTAATTCCCTTTGTTGATAATAAATGACTCCTAACTCATAATAAATGTCAGGATTATAAGGATTCCAAGTTAAAGCTTCTCTGTATTTTTCAATTGCGCCTTGTGTAATAGATAAATTCCTAGCTTGATGGACTAACAAGTTTATAGCTTGGGGTTTTGCTTTAAACTCAAAATGATCATGTAAATCTGAAATAGCTTGAATAACCGGTTGATTCAATAAGTCTTGCTTGAAAAGTTGCTCATCAAAACTTTGATCCTGTTGTTGCTCCCATGCTATTAGATAAACTCCATTCCCCCATGTATAATGAATTGCATTAGGAGTCGATAAGTCTAACAACAGTTGACTCTGAGGATGAGTGAGTAAAAAATCACAGCAAGCTTGTTGAACCATGCTATAATTGCTATTATAAATAATAATTAACGCCTGTTCCGCTAAAAATTCTTTGACTAAAAGTAAACTTAATAATTGAGAGCGATAGTCTGATTTACTCTGATAAAAAACAACACCTATTTTACTGTCTGTTTCTAATTCCCTTAACTCTAAAAAAACGTCTTCAAGGGAAGATGAAGAACAAAAAGAAACCTGATTTTCTCTTTTATACCTAACTAAATTATCGATTAACTCGGACAGATTATCCTCTTCTTCTCCCTCCAGTATTTCAACTGCATACGCTTCCTTTTCAGGATGATCTAATAAAGCACCTATCAAACTTTTCCCTTGAAAAATTCCTCCAATTTGACAATAGATTTCATCGGGAGTTAGGTTAGCGACGGCTAAATTTAAAAGTGCCATTAAATTAGCCTTAATTTCTCCTTCTATTTGCTGTTCAATCTCCAAAAACTCTTTTATTTTTGGAGACATATTATTTTCTCCCCAGTTGTCATAAATTTGGGGAAGCTGTTCTATAAATTTTTGATAATCCATTGTGAATTTTTTTAAATCTGGTTAAGCTGAGTTGATGAATTATATCAATTTGCTTATCCCCTCAACCCCCCTTTGTTAAGGGGGCAAATATAGGTATTTTTTGCAGCAGATATTTAGCAAATTGGTATTACTTTAGTAATATTTAATTGTAACTTAGGCTTGCTTTTGAGCCTAATATTTTAATCAATTTTCTATAAATATTTAAAGAAATAATAAGACTTGTTACAAAAAATAGAAGAAGTCTGTGCAATCGCCCTAAAATTCTGTTCTGTATAGCTCTAGTTAGCGATCGCCAGACTCCCTGACGCTTGTTGTTGTTGCTTTGAGGAAATAATTGCTTCGCGTTCCCAATCCGCCAGCACTCCTGTCCTCTTAAGAAAATTGTAACATAAGTTACCCTGATTTGTAAAAAAAAATAAACTTTTTAACACGCCTAGAAATTTATTCGCTATCCTGGTAAGTTATGGGGATAGCCCCAGAGGATTTTTTCCCGTTTATAGACGACCATGCCGGGTTTTGCTCCTTTGGGTTTATACACATATTTCGGTTCTGTATAGACTACCGCCACTTGTTCACTTTGTCTAGCCCGACTGTAATAAGCCGCCCAGTTAGCAGCAGTTTGCAGATCAGCTTCATCGGGAACTGATCCAGGTTCTAACCGTAGAAGCACATGAGAACCGGCTATTTCTTGGGTATGAAACCAAATATCGTAGTCAGTGGCAACTTTAAAGGTTAATTGATCATTTTGTCGGTTATTTCGCCCGATCCACACTTCAAACCCTGAAGGGGTAGAATACCGATAGGGATGGAATTCATCCTTAGAGGGTGAGGTACGTTGTTGAGGATCGCTAAGATAATTTTCTTCGATCAGTTCCTCCCGAATTTCTTCTAAGGTTTGTAAGTCTTCTGGATGATTATATCTCTCTATCTGATTTAAACTGGCTTCTACTTGTTCCAAATACTCAATTTCTGAGAGAACATCTTTTAATAAGGGTTCAACCGCACTCCGGGCGCGTTTCAGTTTTTGATGTTGTTTGTAGAGAGTTTGAGCATTTTGTACGCCGTTTTTTTCTGGGTTAAGCGCAATAGAAACCGGTTCATCTGTTGCAAAATCATTTAAGGTAATTGATGTCATTCCCGCTTTCCAGTGGTGCAAATTAGCCATTAATAAATCTGCCTGTTGACGATAGCGATCAGCTTCTTCTGATTGTTGTAAGCGTTGAGTAAATCCTTCAGCTTTAACCCGTAATTTCCCTAAAACATTACTGATTTTTTGGGTTAATTGATGACGGAGTTGGCCAAATCGTTCTTGATTGATTTCATCGCTATAATATCGATTAATTAAAGTTTGGACTGTTTCAACGGAGTCTTTAAGTTCCCAACCCAGAACCGTATATCCTCCGTCTGTTGTCCAACCCGGATTAAAGTTATGAGTTTCTAAATTTTTTAGCCATTCTTGCCAATAAGAAAATAATGTTTTCCAATCGGAATCCGATAAACTCTCGGTTAATTGTTGTGGATCAAGTCCAGACATGGTAATCATTGAACGAGCAACCGTAGGACTTAACCCCCGATAACTATTTAATAACTGACGTTGCAATTTTCCGGGGACTAAACTAACTCGTTCTTGCCAACGGGTTTGAGATTCTTCTAAACTCGGTTTAGTGCCGGTTAAAGTTGGGGGAAGTTCGTAAGGTTGCCCGGTTTGAACTGTCCGAACACTGGATTGATTGGCGGTTACTTGATGGGCAACGGTGACAATTTGATGATGAGCATCTGTTAAAATAACATTGCTATATTTGCCCATAATTTCGACAAATAAATGCCAAACCGCAGGATCGCCGGGACGTTTAGCAAACTGAAAATTAATGACTCTTTCCCAAGGTGCGACTGAATTTAAAGCAATTAAAGCATATCCGTTTAACTGATGTCGTAATTGATCGCTAAAGGTAAAAGTATCCGGAATTTTTGGCGGTGGATCACCGATACAAATTCTTGCCGCTTGAGGATGCCAAGACACCGTTAACCATCCTCTGGTTTTTAACGTTCGTAAAGCAATAGCAATGGTATAGCGATCGCGCTGATAGACTTGTTCAACCCTGGCGGGTAACCAATGGGTTTGTAAGTCAACCGAGATTGCTGTTAAAGTAGTATAGTCAACTGATTGCATTGTAAATTTTTATTATCTAGCCCTCCCCGAATTAGTTATTTTAACATTTTCAGCCATCACTAGGAGCGAACAGCCGTTCACTTGTGTGTATGATTAGCCATCAATTAGGATTTCATGGCAAGATCCAAATATAACCCCCGCTACGGTAACTTTAAATGGACTTAAATGATTGGTTGAGTTTAATTGTGTGTTGTTTTTGTCTAGGGTATTTAGTGAGACTTATATTCTCCTCTCCTAGACAAAATATAGGTTGGATAATTGTTGGTAGTGCTATTTTAGCCATTACCCTTTTAATGTTATATTTTATGCCATCGGTAGCGGGGTTAATCGGTGTAATTCTCTGGGGAATTTTTATTGTTATTCCTAGTTTAGGATTTTTCAAGGTTAACACACTGATTTATCAACAACAATATGGCAAAGCCAGTCAACTGACTGCTTGGTTATGCTGGTTACATCCGGTTGATGGATGGTTACAAAGAACGCAAATTTTAAAAGCTTTAGATCTGGCTCAAAAAGGAAATTTAACCAAAGCTATTCAAATCCTGCAACGCTATTCGAGATCTTCCTATCATTCTCAAGTTTTACTTTACTTAATTAAGGCTGATTGGAAAAACTGTCTGAGTTGGTTTAATCAATCTGTTCCTAAAGCTATATTATTAAAAGATCCGGTTTTAATAAACTATTATTTGCGCTGTTTAGGAGAAACGGGGAATTTAAATGAATTACTTCAAGGGATAGACTTTTTTAGAAGTTATTTAGAAAAACACGGGAATAAGATTGAGCAAAATTTATCACGGATGTATGGGTTGGCTTTTTGTGGTCAAACGAGCCAAGTCCGAGAATTATTTAAAGGAGTTTTATCGATTTATTCCAAACAAACTGAGAGTTTTTGGATTCTTACCTCTCAAATGGTAGCGGATAAAAAAGATACATCCCGTCAGCACTTGTTAAATTTACGAATGCGTCAAGATTTAATTTTGAGTAATGCGATCGAGTGGCGTTTATGTTATCCTCCGGTTGAGCCTAATTTAGTTTTAACCCAATCTTCTCGAACTATTCTATTCCGGTTAAAAACAACCGTTAATGGAGAAAATACGTCGAAAAAAGTTACTAAATATACAGCCAAAAAACCGTATATCACTATCTTTTTAATCCTCATAAATTTAATCTATTTTGGACTAGAAATTAAGCAAGGAGGCAGTGAAGATATCAATATTTTATACAATTTGGGCGGGTTAGTTCCTGAAGAAGTAGAAAATGGTCAATGGTGGCGACTCATTACGGCTAATTTTCTTCACTATGGTTGGTTACATCTTTCTATGAATATGATGGGACTTTATTTTTTAGGTCATTTTGTTGAATTGACCCTAGGAAGATTGCGTTATTTAATCGCTTATTTAGTCAGTGGAATAGGGTCCATGTCTCTCTATACTCTATTGTCTCTAAAATTGGAGGATTCGGGACAAATTTTAGTGGGTGCTTCGGCGGCAATTATGGGATTAGTGGGGGTACTTTGTGCGGTGTTTCTGCGAGATTGGCTCAAAGAAAAGTCATCGATTACCGCCAGAAGATTACAAATGATTTTAGTCGTGATTGGCTTACAATTTCTGTTTGATTGGACTGTCCCCGAAATTAGTATTTTAAGTCATTTATTAGGCTTAGGGTTAGGTTTTATTGTCGGGGGGTTATTATTAATTAAATAAGTAAATGTTCAACTTTGTCTCTAGCCACAGAAGTAGGATTTAATAAAAATAAAGAGGCTCTTTTAGCGGTTTCTTCTGAGAGAGTTATTTTCGTCAGTGTGACTAAGCCATCTTTGAGAAAAGCATCTCTGACTAAAACTTTTTCTCCTTTATTAAAATCCGTTTCATAAAACACTTCTTTTATGCCGGCAGAAATAATTAATTTTAGACAAGAAATACAAGGTTCAAGGGTGACATAAATACTCGCGCCATTGGTATTAATCCCATGTTTGGCGGCTTGTGCGATCGCATTAGCTTCTGCATGAACCGCGCGAGAGGGTAAGGTACTCGACGCATCACAGCTACTTAACCCAGGATAACAAAATCCTTGGGCGGTACAATGAACTGAACCAGAGGGAGAACCATTATAACCGGTGGCTAAAACTTGTCTATCTTTAACAATAACTGCACCGACGGGAAACGCTAAACAGG belongs to Gloeothece citriformis PCC 7424 and includes:
- a CDS encoding nucleoside recognition domain-containing protein, translating into MLNYIWFGIILISVVVGSFTGKIDAVTEAAITSAETAVEIAIGLIGIMALWLGLMKIAEESGLVNVIARIVQPITVRLFPDVPPDHPAIGSIVLNMSANILGLGNAATPLGLKAMQELQSLNPKKDTATDAMCMFLAINTSSVQLILPATIIALMKSSASEIFLPTILATSLSTTAAITASISFSKMKRFAVDKEEKIND
- a CDS encoding spore maturation protein → MIESIINGFNEVAKYIIPLLIASIPFYGLIIKKVKVYEVFVEGAKEGFEISIRIIPYLVAILVAIGMFRASGALDILLLILAPILNLIGFPPENFLLAIMRPLSGSGSFGLLTDIVNQFGADSLFAKIAATMFGSTETTFYVLAVYFGSVGIKKIRYALFAGLIADVVGILSSVYICRLIFS
- a CDS encoding PhzF family phenazine biosynthesis protein, translated to MNYQFYTADVFTDQIFGGNQLAVFPEAEGLTSTQMQLIAKEFNYSETVFVLPPQTPQGTRRLRIFTPGAELPFAGHPTVGTAYILATIGNISITDEITTLIFEEGVGLVPVKIRTQNGKPVYTELTAAQLPEFGDEPPSIPELAAMLSLDRNDLMDGKYSPQAVSCGVPFLFIPIHNREILARVNLNKDRWKQLLSGYWANSIYVFCFDPELDGSDVRSRMFAPALGVEEDPATGSAATALGGYLGSRDPLSEGTLHWRIEQGFEMGRPSLLQVETDKKGGNITQIRVGGASVLVSQGMMNIPI
- a CDS encoding tetratricopeptide repeat protein, which encodes MDYQKFIEQLPQIYDNWGENNMSPKIKEFLEIEQQIEGEIKANLMALLNLAVANLTPDEIYCQIGGIFQGKSLIGALLDHPEKEAYAVEILEGEEEDNLSELIDNLVRYKRENQVSFCSSSSLEDVFLELRELETDSKIGVVFYQSKSDYRSQLLSLLLVKEFLAEQALIIIYNSNYSMVQQACCDFLLTHPQSQLLLDLSTPNAIHYTWGNGVYLIAWEQQQDQSFDEQLFKQDLLNQPVIQAISDLHDHFEFKAKPQAINLLVHQARNLSITQGAIEKYREALTWNPYNPDIYYELGVIYYQQRELEEASQLLKKAIELDFLKSQYHYLLGIIYFEQEQWEEAINVYKRAIEAFPKQDKEYLKIYSMLIRILGLIDQREKAIKVVEQGIKDLPNEILLKLENINILPYIYENEEEINVYRQRFTHSLDELLDSIKLNSVEEKKQALESLKTFNTFMIHCQGKNDLEIQIKLGNLRHKILKANYPQYVKKLDITPLKVGEKIRIGYVSAWFRNNNSANWALDWIKNTNREEFAIYCYYTDQVRDNITEEFQQQSDFFEQVSENIEEICQKIIKDRIHILIYPDIGTVELTTLLAGLRLAPIQCTAWGGPVTSGLPTIDYYLSSDLMEPENGQDHYSEQLVRLPNLGLCYPKIKFPQKRKNRQEFNLDDQSILYLSSQNYLKYLPQYDYVFPSIAVRVPHAKFVFIASHINTVIKEKFIKRLQKAFADFNLDSQDYCLILPVLSPEDYLNLNLVSDIYLDTFDWSGGNTTMQAIASNLPIVTCPGEFMRGRHSYGMLKMLGVEETIAKDESEYIDIAVRLGLDEEWRNSLREKTKVNQDQVYNDKTCVKALEDFFRKTVRQPQK
- a CDS encoding Rqc2 family fibronectin-binding protein; this translates as MQSVDYTTLTAISVDLQTHWLPARVEQVYQRDRYTIAIALRTLKTRGWLTVSWHPQAARICIGDPPPKIPDTFTFSDQLRHQLNGYALIALNSVAPWERVINFQFAKRPGDPAVWHLFVEIMGKYSNVILTDAHHQIVTVAHQVTANQSSVRTVQTGQPYELPPTLTGTKPSLEESQTRWQERVSLVPGKLQRQLLNSYRGLSPTVARSMITMSGLDPQQLTESLSDSDWKTLFSYWQEWLKNLETHNFNPGWTTDGGYTVLGWELKDSVETVQTLINRYYSDEINQERFGQLRHQLTQKISNVLGKLRVKAEGFTQRLQQSEEADRYRQQADLLMANLHHWKAGMTSITLNDFATDEPVSIALNPEKNGVQNAQTLYKQHQKLKRARSAVEPLLKDVLSEIEYLEQVEASLNQIERYNHPEDLQTLEEIREELIEENYLSDPQQRTSPSKDEFHPYRYSTPSGFEVWIGRNNRQNDQLTFKVATDYDIWFHTQEIAGSHVLLRLEPGSVPDEADLQTAANWAAYYSRARQSEQVAVVYTEPKYVYKPKGAKPGMVVYKREKILWGYPHNLPG
- a CDS encoding rhomboid family intramembrane serine protease; protein product: MDLNDWLSLIVCCFCLGYLVRLIFSSPRQNIGWIIVGSAILAITLLMLYFMPSVAGLIGVILWGIFIVIPSLGFFKVNTLIYQQQYGKASQLTAWLCWLHPVDGWLQRTQILKALDLAQKGNLTKAIQILQRYSRSSYHSQVLLYLIKADWKNCLSWFNQSVPKAILLKDPVLINYYLRCLGETGNLNELLQGIDFFRSYLEKHGNKIEQNLSRMYGLAFCGQTSQVRELFKGVLSIYSKQTESFWILTSQMVADKKDTSRQHLLNLRMRQDLILSNAIEWRLCYPPVEPNLVLTQSSRTILFRLKTTVNGENTSKKVTKYTAKKPYITIFLILINLIYFGLEIKQGGSEDINILYNLGGLVPEEVENGQWWRLITANFLHYGWLHLSMNMMGLYFLGHFVELTLGRLRYLIAYLVSGIGSMSLYTLLSLKLEDSGQILVGASAAIMGLVGVLCAVFLRDWLKEKSSITARRLQMILVVIGLQFLFDWTVPEISILSHLLGLGLGFIVGGLLLIK
- a CDS encoding deoxycytidylate deaminase gives rise to the protein MTNLEEQRPSWDEYFLMIAKLAATRSTCLAFPVGAVIVKDRQVLATGYNGSPSGSVHCTAQGFCYPGLSSCDASSTLPSRAVHAEANAIAQAAKHGINTNGASIYVTLEPCISCLKLIISAGIKEVFYETDFNKGEKVLVRDAFLKDGLVTLTKITLSEETAKRASLFLLNPTSVARDKVEHLLI